The Manihot esculenta cultivar AM560-2 chromosome 1, M.esculenta_v8, whole genome shotgun sequence genome has a window encoding:
- the LOC110615053 gene encoding uncharacterized protein LOC110615053 has protein sequence MMEHEQVRPLAPSADRTSSDDEEAAALRSKKLRRRKCIKCCGCITAVLLVPAIVIVILIFTIFRVKDPSIRLNGVIITQLELINNTIPKPGVNMSMIVDVSVKNPNIASFRYRNTTSGLYYNGELVGEARGPPGHAKARRTMRMNLTVDIITDELISNPNLNTEVSTGLLTMDSYSKIPGRVKLLKIIKKQVTVKMNCSITVNISTQAIQAQKCRNKVDL, from the coding sequence ATGATGGAGCACGAGCAAGTCAGGCCCCTAGCCCCATCTGCAGACCGGACAAGCAGCGATGACGAAGAAGCTGCAGCCCTACGCTCTAAAAAACTTCGTCGCAGAAAATGCATCAAATGCTGTGGATGCATCACAGCAGTGTTGCTGGTTCCTGCCATAGTCATCGTGATATTAATTTTCACTATTTTTCGAGTAAAGGATCCTTCAATCAGATTGAATGGTGTTATCATCACCCAGCTGGAGCTAATCAACAACACTATTCCAAAGCCAGGTGTCAACATGTCCATGATCGTTGATGTATCAGTGAAAAACCCTAACATAGCATCTTTCAGGTACAGGAACACAACTTCAGGCCTTTACTACAACGGGGAGCTCGTCGGAGAGGCTCGAGGCCCTCCAGGCCACGCAAAGGCTCGGCGGACCATGAGAATGAATTTGACGGTGGATATAATCACTGATGAGCTGATTTCCAACCCTAATCTGAATACTGAAGTGAGTACAGGGCTGCTCACCATGGATAGCTACTCAAAGATTCCAGGGAGGGTGAAACTGCTGAAAATTATTAAGAAGCAAGTGACTGTGAAGATGAATTGCAGTATCACAGTTAATATTTCCACACAGGCAATTCAGGCTCAAAAGTGCAGGAACAAGGTTGATCTCTAG